One genomic segment of Ricinus communis isolate WT05 ecotype wild-type chromosome 5, ASM1957865v1, whole genome shotgun sequence includes these proteins:
- the LOC125370012 gene encoding uncharacterized protein LOC125370012 — protein sequence MSLEDIVKNLTNSTLQLQQETRSSIQNLSNQITQLAMSFSELEAQNFRKLPLQLEVNPKENVSAIVLRSGKEIPSRLIPLKESEVSKEKEETASSKASHGVKFDPPLPLSSHTPLPHFPSRLAKPKEDEQEKEILDTFRKVEINISLLDAVKQIPKYAKFLKELCTNKRRMKEKEKVVKIERAMLDLGASINVMPFSVYRELKLNDLQKTGIVIQLVDRSYIHPIGVVEDVWCRLISLYFLLTFYILEMDGNSSSKSASILLGRPFMKTTKTKINVDEGTLFVEFDGQIVKFNIFDAMKYSNNVHSLYHNDVIDSIVHDVFAKESIGDEQE from the exons ATGTCTTTAgaagatattgttaaaaatcttACTAACAGTACTCTTCAACTTCAACAAGAAACAAGGTCAAGCATTCAAAATTTAAGCAATCAAATTACTCAATTGGCTATGTCGTTTAGTGAATTGGAGGctcaaaattttagaaaactaCCTTTACAACTAGAGGTAAATCCAAAGGAGAATGTTAGTGCAATTGTACTAAGAAGCGGAAAGGAGATTCCTTCAAGGCTGATTCCACTTAAGGAAAGTGAAGTGagcaaggaaaaggaagaaacaGCTTCCTCTAAAGCATCACATGGAGTAAAATTCGACCCTCCTCTACCTCTTTCATCTCACACTCCATTACCTCATTTTCCTAGCAGATTAGCTAagccaaaagaagatgagcaagaaaaggaaatcttGGATACATTTAGGAAGGTGGAGATAAATATCTCATTATTGGATGCTGTCAAgcaaattcctaaatatgcaaagttcttgaaggaatTGTGCACAAACAAAAGGAggatgaaggaaaaggagaaagtggTG AAAATTGAGCgtgccatgttagatttagGAGCTTCTAttaatgtcatgccattttctGTTTATCGAGAGTTGAAACTAAATGACTTGCAAAAGACTGGTATAGTGATTCAATTAGTTGATCGTTCTTATATTCATCCTATTGGAGTTGTTGAAGATGTTTGGTGCAGGTTAATAAGCTTATATTTCCTATTGACTTTTTACATTCTGGAAATGGATGGTAATTCCTCATCAAAATCAGCTTCAATTTTGTTAGGACGACCATTCATGAAAACAACTAAGACAAAGATTAATGTAGATGAAGGTACTCTctttgtagagtttgatggACAGATTGttaagtttaatatttttgatgcaATGAAATATTCTAATAATGTACATTCTCTTTATCATAATGATGTGATTGATTCAATTGTACATGAtgtatttgcaaaagaaagtaTTGGCGATGAGCAAGAATAG